From one Candidatus Deferrimicrobium sp. genomic stretch:
- the acpP gene encoding acyl carrier protein: MPVEQRVREIVAEQLERDVNEVTNTASFIDDLGADSLDIVELVMKMEEEFGIEIPDEEAEKIKTVNDVIQYITTHKK, encoded by the coding sequence ATGCCGGTAGAACAGCGGGTTCGCGAGATCGTGGCCGAGCAACTGGAACGTGACGTGAACGAGGTTACCAACACGGCGTCGTTCATCGACGACCTGGGGGCGGACTCCCTGGACATCGTGGAGCTGGTGATGAAGATGGAGGAGGAGTTCGGGATCGAGATCCCCGACGAGGAGGCCGAGAAGATCAAAACCGTCAACGACGTGATCCAATACATCACGACGCACAAGAAATAG